From a single Macrobrachium rosenbergii isolate ZJJX-2024 chromosome 9, ASM4041242v1, whole genome shotgun sequence genomic region:
- the LOC136842087 gene encoding mucin-2-like, producing the protein MRKEMMRKEEFFIFIVLQIILARGQTSVLNATDATPFSPSSVNSTVNTSRKGCEFNGQSYNHAERLPGCFKVYCIQGKWLQRGYIDWNCMFCSAYWDPHLVTFDGWFYDYQGTCEYSLAQEGTSRTPRYAVSAKFIECWGSASCVGPSTFKDSEATLIEMGAFGRQAPDLYKLKVNGALYEIPDSIPRLVREGSKEHPVFAWRYNSCIRLLGSSKIAVEKCGLSLAIWVSPDFQGSLYGLCGFYDGKTDNDFTRRDGTVSPLERFPNGEHFPSSWEITCSTNIS; encoded by the exons ATGCGGAAAGAGATGATGAGGAAAGAGGAattcttcatcttcatcgtcCTGCAGATCATCCTAGCCAGGGGACAGACGTCTGTACTGAACGCTACTGATGCAACCCCATTTTCCCCATCATCAGTCAATTCTACAGTTAACACGTCTCGTAAGG GATGCGAATTTAACGGGCAGAGTTACAACCACGCCGAGAGGCTCCCTGGGTGCTTCAAAGTGTACTGCATACAAGGAAAATGGCTGCAGAGGGGATACATCGACTGGAATT GCATGTTCTGCAGTGCTTACTGGGACCCTCACTTAGTGACGTTCGACGGGTGGTTCTACGATTACCAGGGGACCTGTGAATACTCTCTGGCTCAAGAAGGGACTTCCAGAACGCCTCGATATGCAGTCAGCGCCAAGTTTAT CGAGTGTTGGGGAAGTGCATCTTGTGTGGGACCAAGTACTTTCAAGGACAGTGAGGCGACCCTTATCGAAATGGGGGCTTTTGGACGGCAGGCGCCAGATTTGTACAAG CTTAAAGTAAATGGCGCATTATACGAGATTCCTGACTCGATTCCAAGACTAGTGAGGGAAGGAAGCAAGGAACACCCGGTTTTTGCATGGAGGTACAACAGCTGTATTCGCCTACTCGGATCGAGTAAAATCGCA GTGGAAAAATGTGGATTGTCTCTGGCGATCTGGGTATCTCCCGACTTCCAGGGGTCTTTGTACGGTCTGTGTGGATTCTACGACGGCAAAACCGACAACGACTTCACGAGGAGAGATGGAACTGTATCCCCACTGGAACGGTTCCCAAATGGGGAACATTTCCCGAGCTCATGGGAG ATCACCTGTTCAACTAACATCAGCTAG
- the LOC136841541 gene encoding uncharacterized protein yields MAILLDNCVFDLCSIFKNASDNLDAINSWLGEIETSIAEISDVANKTTGSDDILPEPLAEDKLETTTDETEPSTDSATPVAAVSPRSNGNLPDSEDPTSVWRIVIRIVQRIDLN; encoded by the exons ATGGCAATCCTATTGG acaaTTGTGTATTTGATCTCTGCTCCATTTTCAAAAATGCCTCCGATAATTTGGACGCCATCAATTCATGGCTTGGTGAAATAGAAACATCCATAGCTGAAATAAGTGATGTTGCGAACAAAACCACAG GTTCTGATGACATCTTGCCCGAGCCTCTTGCGGAAGACAAACTGGAAACCACGACTGACGAAACAGAACCGAGCACTGATTCAGCTACGCCAGTTGCAGCAGTGTCTCCGCGGTCGAACGGAAATCTTCCAGACTCAG AAGACCCTACTAGCGTCTGGCGTATTGTGATAAGAATAGTCCAAAGAATAGACCTCAACTAG